In the Alteromonas sp. M12 genome, one interval contains:
- a CDS encoding wax ester/triacylglycerol synthase family O-acyltransferase has product MEELSGLDATFLFLETEKIPMHIGGVCIMEGSMKFEEFYEFMEKRIHLVSKLTERLVTVPLSLDRPYWIEDPNFDLSLHIRHMKLPAPGSWKELRYAASQHFSTCLDRSRPLWEFIFVEGLDNVSQVPKGSVAIITKVHHSGFDGKSGADLMAMMWDVTPKPRPVPAKVSKPQEKIPGAMNLMARSAYNLVTIPGKLPGLLWDTGKATLKASYLSRVHGIKMPTLPFRAPKTPFNGVVEQERKWNSALLEIDRVKAIRKVVDGATLNDVILAICGGALRQYLLAKGELPEQPLVAMVPVSTRSKDEKNAMGNQVSAMYIQLATNEADPIKRLEKIHVNTLVGKLYQEAIDAKSLMGYADLIPFGLAGVASRFYTRSALAKWHKPFFNLVITNVPGPNIPLYLGGHKLLTNMGTGPIFDGMGLIMPVLSYDGTITISPTSSANLMPDIDVLTKCILDSANELEAAVQKKQANMAAFNALLNEK; this is encoded by the coding sequence ATGGAAGAACTCTCAGGTTTAGATGCAACTTTTCTATTTTTAGAAACTGAAAAAATCCCGATGCATATAGGTGGCGTATGCATAATGGAAGGATCGATGAAATTCGAAGAGTTTTACGAATTTATGGAAAAACGTATCCATCTAGTTTCAAAGCTCACCGAAAGACTGGTTACCGTTCCCCTAAGCCTAGATAGACCTTACTGGATTGAAGATCCCAATTTCGATTTGAGTTTACATATACGACACATGAAATTACCTGCGCCGGGTTCTTGGAAGGAACTGCGTTATGCTGCATCTCAGCATTTTTCAACATGTCTAGATAGGAGCAGACCGCTTTGGGAATTTATTTTTGTTGAAGGCTTAGACAACGTATCGCAAGTACCGAAAGGATCTGTCGCGATAATAACTAAAGTACACCATTCTGGTTTCGATGGTAAATCAGGTGCAGATTTAATGGCCATGATGTGGGATGTCACTCCCAAACCTCGGCCGGTCCCCGCGAAAGTATCCAAACCCCAAGAAAAGATCCCTGGCGCGATGAACCTTATGGCTCGTAGTGCGTATAACTTAGTTACTATTCCGGGAAAATTGCCGGGATTGTTATGGGATACAGGCAAGGCCACCTTAAAAGCCAGTTATCTGTCCCGTGTACATGGCATTAAAATGCCAACCCTGCCCTTCCGCGCTCCAAAAACGCCATTTAATGGGGTGGTTGAGCAAGAACGTAAATGGAATTCCGCTTTACTCGAAATTGATCGGGTAAAGGCAATACGTAAAGTGGTTGATGGGGCTACCCTAAACGATGTGATATTGGCTATTTGTGGCGGTGCGTTGCGCCAATACCTATTAGCTAAAGGGGAATTGCCTGAGCAACCATTGGTAGCTATGGTGCCTGTCTCAACCCGTTCGAAAGATGAAAAGAACGCGATGGGAAATCAGGTATCAGCCATGTACATCCAATTAGCTACAAATGAGGCAGACCCGATTAAGCGTTTGGAGAAAATCCATGTTAATACCCTAGTTGGTAAGCTGTACCAAGAAGCAATTGACGCTAAAAGTCTAATGGGATACGCAGACTTAATTCCATTCGGTTTAGCTGGTGTAGCTTCACGATTTTATACACGATCAGCGTTAGCCAAGTGGCATAAACCATTTTTCAACTTGGTAATTACAAATGTCCCGGGCCCAAATATTCCGTTGTATCTAGGCGGACACAAGTTACTTACCAATATGGGAACCGGGCCCATTTTTGATGGTATGGGGTTAATTATGCCGGTGCTAAGCTACGACGGGACGATCACAATCAGTCCAACAAGTTCAGCCAATTTGATGCCCGATATAGATGTTTTAACTAAATGCATATTAGATTCCGCTAATGAATTGGAAGCTGCCGTGCAGAAGAAGCAAGCCAACATGGCTGCGTTTAACGCTTTGTTAAATGAAAAATAA
- a CDS encoding DUF1289 domain-containing protein codes for MDQLEFFDIPSPCIGVCQSGKGGYCTGCFRSRDERLYWNQTTPYAKRVIIKACQRRKAIASRRKNGDAKTTTPQQTDMFDE; via the coding sequence GTGGATCAACTCGAGTTTTTTGACATCCCTAGCCCCTGCATCGGTGTTTGCCAATCAGGTAAAGGGGGCTATTGTACGGGATGTTTCCGCAGCAGGGACGAAAGGCTGTATTGGAATCAGACTACACCTTATGCCAAAAGGGTTATTATAAAAGCTTGTCAGAGACGCAAAGCCATAGCCTCACGCAGGAAAAACGGCGATGCTAAAACAACAACACCTCAGCAAACAGACATGTTTGATGAGTAA
- a CDS encoding GFA family protein, protein MPQEIKGSCLCGAVTGQVHGPYKRFYQCHCDRCQKKTGSAFASLIFTDPDNIQWHSGEDKIKRFDLPNAVRFSNVFCSDCGSQVPYLTRDGSMLCIPAGFLDGVPDITPQANIFWEEKFAWYDDGQAAPKFAQYPE, encoded by the coding sequence ATGCCGCAAGAAATTAAAGGTAGCTGCTTATGTGGTGCAGTGACCGGTCAGGTTCATGGACCTTACAAACGTTTTTATCAATGTCATTGTGATCGCTGTCAAAAGAAAACTGGCTCAGCGTTCGCTTCACTAATATTTACCGATCCTGACAATATCCAATGGCACAGTGGTGAAGATAAAATAAAACGTTTTGATCTACCAAATGCGGTGCGCTTTAGTAATGTTTTTTGCTCTGATTGCGGCTCACAAGTGCCTTATTTAACCCGTGATGGCAGTATGCTGTGCATACCTGCTGGCTTCTTAGATGGCGTTCCAGATATTACGCCCCAAGCGAATATATTTTGGGAAGAAAAATTTGCTTGGTACGATGATGGCCAAGCGGCACCTAAATTTGCCCAATATCCAGAATAG
- a CDS encoding alpha/beta hydrolase, whose amino-acid sequence MSEVTNSEELFADVNGITLCYQTFGNPKDKPLLLIMGLATQMIHWDPRFCQKLVDQGYWVIRFDNRDIGRSTLLQGQKKPTIFSVAANQLFGKKLHVPYDLHTMAGDAVALLDHLNIATCHLVGVSMGGMIAQCIAIDYPNRVASLTSIMSTTGNRSLPKPKKSVMLKIIQPPPKDPKAYLHYSLKLWKMLNGDYFNFDKKKIAKLMQHARERSFNPDGVWRQTCAILASPDRTSALHKIKLPSLVIHGDCDPLVPVECGIATAAAIENCELVIIKGMGHTLPEEAWDQIISSIAKLAN is encoded by the coding sequence TTGAGTGAAGTAACTAATAGCGAAGAGCTGTTCGCGGACGTAAACGGAATTACGTTGTGTTACCAAACCTTTGGTAACCCAAAAGACAAACCCCTATTGTTGATAATGGGCCTAGCAACTCAAATGATTCATTGGGATCCACGATTTTGTCAAAAATTGGTGGACCAAGGGTATTGGGTGATCCGTTTCGACAATCGCGACATTGGCAGAAGTACCTTATTACAAGGTCAAAAAAAGCCAACCATTTTTTCAGTCGCGGCCAATCAATTGTTTGGTAAAAAGCTACACGTTCCTTACGATTTACATACGATGGCCGGTGATGCAGTTGCATTATTAGATCATCTAAACATTGCTACCTGCCATTTAGTAGGAGTATCTATGGGTGGAATGATCGCCCAATGTATCGCCATAGATTATCCAAATAGGGTGGCCAGTTTAACCTCTATTATGTCTACTACCGGTAACCGATCGCTACCTAAACCCAAAAAGTCGGTAATGTTAAAAATCATACAGCCGCCGCCTAAAGATCCTAAAGCTTACCTACATTATTCTTTAAAATTATGGAAAATGCTCAATGGTGACTATTTCAATTTTGATAAAAAGAAGATAGCAAAGCTTATGCAGCACGCCAGAGAACGCTCATTTAACCCTGATGGCGTGTGGCGACAGACCTGTGCAATATTAGCCTCACCTGATCGAACCTCAGCGTTACATAAGATTAAATTACCGAGCCTGGTGATCCATGGTGATTGTGATCCGCTTGTTCCCGTCGAGTGTGGGATAGCCACAGCCGCAGCCATCGAAAATTGTGAACTAGTTATTATTAAAGGTATGGGGCACACATTGCCTGAAGAGGCTTGGGATCAAATCATCAGCAGTATCGCTAAGTTAGCCAATTAA